One Malus domestica chromosome 11, GDT2T_hap1 genomic region harbors:
- the LOC103448617 gene encoding ADP-ribosylation factor GTPase-activating protein AGD5-like, whose translation MNEKANVTKELNAKHRKILEGLLKLPENRECADCKAKGPRWASVNLGIFICMQCSGIHRSLGVHISKVRSATLDTWLPEQVAFIQSMGNEKSNSYWEAELPPNYDRVGIENFIRAKYEDKRWVPRDGQPKPPSKVWEERTNLHWPQSGEKNGHGYVGNSEKKVEERKNILATHTKESVPAARISLPVPPKGPEQVVHVSRPQDVQKIEPAVEPAEATKQAVDTAPPAPPKVDYATDLFNMLSVDGPSENGSDAASAEDNDWAGFQSAEKASTAEKTGPSKAAGNNVKSSSGIEDLFKDAPSLTPVSEKPQKDVKTDIMSLFEKSNMVSPFSMHQQQLAMLAQHQSLLMAAAKSGADQKFPGIIQQPVSNGSNLPSQGWSNVGYQYPGLVMPVDGQADLQKVPQSQTKTMGQAHPLGTSVPYSASSFYGMAQVNPVNGVTNDGANKTQSPSPVSSSTSAQSGKDYDFSSLTQLMFAKP comes from the exons ATGAACGAGAAGGCCAACGTCACCAAGGAGCTCAACGCCAAGCACAGAAag ATACTGGAAGGACTTCTTAAATTGCCAGAGAATAGGGAATGTGCTGACTGCAAAGCCAA GGGTCCAAGATGGGCTAGTGTGAATTTAGGTATCTTTATATGCATGCAATGTTCCGGGATCCACAGAAGTCTTGGCGTACACATATCGAAG GTGCGGTCTGCTACTTTGGACACATGGCTTCCAGAGCAGGTTGCTTTTATTCAAT CAATGGGAAATGAGAAGTCAAATAGTTACTGGGAAGCAGAACTACCTCCAAACTATGACAGAGTTGGAATTGAGAATTTTATTCGTGCAAA GTATGAAGATAAGAGATGGGTTCCTAGGGACGGACAACCAAAGCCACCTTCTAAAGTGTGGGAAGAAAGGACTAACTTACATTGGCCTCAATCTGGAGAAAAAAATGGGCATGGTTATGTTGGAAATTCTGAAAAGAAGGTTGAGGAAAGGAAGAACATTCTAGCGACTCATACAAAAGAAAGTGTTCCTGCTGCAAGAATTAGTCTTCCTGTTCCTCCGAAAGGTCCTGAACAG GTTGTACATGTCTCAAGACCACAAGATgttcagaaaatagaaccagcTGTTGAGCCAGCTGAAGCAACAAAGCAAGCTGTTGATACTGCTCCTCCTGCCCCTCCAAAAGTTGATTATGCTACCGACCTTTTCAACATGCTTTCAGTGGATGGTCCAAGCGAGAATGGATCAGATGCAGCATCAGCTGAGGATAATGATTGGGCTGGTTTTCAGT CTGCTGAAAAGGCATCGACAGCTGAGAAAACTGGTCCTTCAAAAGCAGCAGGGAACAATGTCAAATCTTCATCAGGAATTGAGGATCTATTTAAAGATGCACCTTCGTTAACACCTGTTTCAGAGAAACCCCAGAAAGACGTAAAAACTGACATTATGAGTCTTTTTGAGAAG TCGAACATGGTGTCACCCTTCTCTATGCATCAGCAGCAACTAGCAATGCTGGCTCAGCACCAGTCTCTTCTCATGGCTGCGGCTAAATCTGGTGCAGATCAAAAGTTTCCTGGTATTATTCAACAACCTGTGTCCAACGGAAGCAATTTACCTTCCCAAGGTTGGTCAAACGTTGGCTACCAATATCCTGGATTGGTGATGCCTGTAGATGGGCAGGCTGATCTACAGAAAGTTCCACAG AGTCAGACAAAGACCATGGGACAGGCACATCCATTGGGGACCTCTGTTCCATATTCAGCATCAAG CTTTTACGGTATGGCCCAAGTTAACCCAGTTAATGGCGTGACAAACGATGGGGCGAACAAGACTCAATCACCATCTCCCGTATCATCTTCAACTTCTGCACAATCAGGAAAAGATTATGATTTCTCTTCTTTGACACAATTGATGTTCGCAAAACCGTGA
- the LOC139189240 gene encoding BAG family molecular chaperone regulator 5, mitochondrial-like, giving the protein MGNDNPSPTPPASPTPKPKTQNTPTHPLSFSTHPHPFSLTQIHQGLAKDDETFSQLQTPPATTEIPIQSSNAPIPITLHLPQSTAAIKIQSAYRAHLIRTHFKTIAAVHSEADEFQRLIQWQETVDSVRTSEREKLRMNESLMRLLLKLDSNPTVREARRKVSRRIVDAIVSEDVDGFWGGRDDGFGRNWDDVLAEMKEEACRDKGREEMERFCAQYMGVFLVFF; this is encoded by the exons ATGGG AAATGATAACCCCTCCCCCACCCCACCCGCGTCCCCCAccccaaaaccaaaaacccagaaCACCCCCACCCACCCTCTTTCCTTCTCTACACACCCCCACCCTTTTTCACTCACTCAAATTCACCAGGGCTTAGCCAAAGATGATGAAACCTTCTCACAGTTGCAAACCCCTCCCGCCACCACCGAAATTCCCATCCAGTCCTCGAACGCCCCAATTCCCATCACCCTTCACTTACCGCAATCCACCGCAGCCATCAAAATTCAATCGGCCTACCGGGCCCACCTCATCCGCACCCACTTCAAAACAATCGCAGCCGTCCACTCCGAGGCCGACGAGTTCCAGCGCCTGATCCAATGGCAAGAAACTGTTGATTCCGTCAGGACAAGCGAGCGTGAGAAGCTGAGGATGAACGAATCCCTGATGCGGCTGCTGCTGAAGCTGGACTCGAACCCCACGGTGAGGGAAGCGAGGAGAAAGGTGAGCCGTCGGATCGTGGACGCAATCGTATCGGAAGACGTGGATGGCTTCTGGGGTGGCAGAGACGATGGGTTTGGGAGGAACTGGGACGACGTCCTTGCGGAGATGAAGGAGGAGGCGTGCAGGGACAAAGGAAGGGAAGAGATGGAGAGGTTTTGCGCTCAGTATATGGGggtttttctagtttttttttaa